One Pirellulaceae bacterium DNA segment encodes these proteins:
- a CDS encoding non-ribosomal peptide synthetase — MRTQQTYRRQVGDTIPQVLRAQADRFGNQAAVLSPEGSVITYDELAKTVFALSARLGQVGVNSDSRVAVVLPNGLDIAVGMLACCSTATALPFGTQHRKKEYQNYFEVSRVTHLLTSKTANSLASEVARERGLACIELINSEHGYTFADASPPLTNHDLPTSVNPEDVAVVLMTSGSTGLPKWVPLTHKNLCIGAKSVADSLNLTCSDLGLVMWEQYHVGGLVDLLLAPMVSGGKVICGGSFHAEQFFELLARYRPSWFQGVPTTLRELVVHGSINGDFPLHNCSLRLVRSVAAPLPDDLMRRLEDLFDVPVIQTLGMTEASPLITTNLLPPQRRKTGSTGLPFGCDVAVMGNTGSPLPVEKVGEVAVRGDNVFAGYENNSEANVKAFRDGWFYTGDQGYFDQDGFLFLTGRIKELINRGGEKISPAEVEDVVLDFPKVLQAAAFSIPHPSLGEDVGIAVVTEQQSQIMESDIRDFVRDQLSAFKTPAIVLFLDELPRCPIGKVRRRELADLAFEKTKNARSCEANPTEGNNAPNGRLQLIEQRLASIWSLHLDVEQVAINDEFQLLGGDSLAWLRMILAVQKVFGVELHDDSTLSGATVRNLSEKIDQRGARVTNACVGDKDLALKIDRDLLSAGDADPNLSQAKSTVTRSHLLKSQSIHDLRIAFESFRNDFTASELLATLRMPIEDKNKIPAAKKGWLGWFQGRTDRRDTVSFPMTSPRIQRQLSKWKQQIELDTQHDRSDRWSRKPLAANVSLYQQNNLGPRGRTLLIGFAGNHMRLMLPTYLFLAHLGQSYDLLMLSDSRRKHFTEGIADVAPSFGELVVWLKAETERLGYDRLQTIGTSAGGLASICFGIRMGCSYMTAVGADSLQSHPKFTTYLQRGAGTPQQTPTILLACDEKNRRDFNAAQEIQNRIKGCRLCHLTAKGSHNVFRPALKSGRLTELLRMLLGETRGETFPGATIRQIDQQTVFPEDHSDSRVA, encoded by the coding sequence ATGCGAACACAACAAACTTATCGCCGCCAAGTTGGTGATACGATTCCCCAGGTCCTCAGAGCGCAAGCCGATCGTTTCGGAAATCAGGCCGCGGTCTTAAGTCCGGAAGGCTCCGTCATCACGTACGATGAACTCGCAAAAACAGTTTTTGCGCTGTCAGCCAGGCTTGGTCAGGTCGGCGTCAATTCCGACAGTCGTGTTGCAGTCGTTTTGCCCAACGGTCTCGACATTGCCGTTGGAATGCTTGCTTGCTGTTCCACAGCCACCGCCTTGCCCTTCGGAACGCAACATCGAAAAAAAGAGTATCAAAACTATTTTGAAGTCTCTCGCGTCACCCATCTACTCACATCAAAAACGGCGAATTCACTCGCATCCGAAGTTGCACGAGAACGAGGTTTAGCTTGCATCGAGTTGATTAATTCTGAGCATGGCTACACCTTCGCTGATGCCTCGCCTCCGCTCACCAATCACGATCTGCCAACTTCCGTCAACCCCGAGGACGTGGCTGTCGTACTAATGACTTCGGGATCCACCGGGCTGCCCAAATGGGTTCCATTAACCCATAAAAATTTGTGTATCGGAGCAAAAAGCGTTGCAGACTCATTGAATTTGACCTGCTCCGACCTGGGGCTCGTCATGTGGGAGCAGTACCACGTCGGCGGATTGGTTGACCTGCTATTAGCGCCGATGGTGAGTGGGGGAAAGGTGATTTGCGGGGGCAGCTTTCACGCAGAACAATTTTTCGAGTTGCTGGCACGTTATCGTCCGAGTTGGTTCCAGGGGGTTCCAACGACATTACGCGAATTGGTTGTTCACGGCTCGATCAATGGTGATTTCCCACTTCACAATTGCTCACTTCGTCTCGTGCGTTCGGTCGCCGCTCCATTACCCGACGACCTCATGAGGCGATTAGAGGATCTTTTTGATGTGCCTGTAATTCAAACTCTGGGGATGACAGAAGCGTCACCGTTAATTACCACCAACCTCTTACCGCCCCAGCGACGAAAAACAGGATCAACGGGTCTCCCGTTTGGTTGTGACGTTGCAGTGATGGGGAACACCGGATCGCCCCTGCCCGTCGAAAAAGTTGGAGAAGTAGCCGTACGCGGCGATAATGTGTTCGCTGGTTACGAAAACAATTCAGAAGCCAACGTCAAGGCATTTCGTGACGGGTGGTTCTACACCGGAGACCAAGGCTATTTTGACCAAGATGGTTTTCTTTTTCTAACAGGTCGGATCAAGGAATTAATCAATCGCGGTGGTGAAAAAATATCACCGGCAGAGGTTGAAGATGTAGTTCTTGACTTCCCCAAAGTTCTCCAGGCCGCTGCATTCTCGATACCCCATCCGTCCCTCGGAGAGGATGTGGGCATTGCTGTTGTTACCGAGCAACAAAGTCAGATCATGGAAAGTGACATCCGCGATTTTGTACGAGACCAGCTGAGTGCTTTCAAGACACCGGCCATCGTACTTTTCTTGGACGAGCTTCCTCGTTGTCCGATCGGCAAGGTAAGACGGCGTGAACTAGCTGATTTGGCATTTGAGAAAACAAAGAATGCAAGATCGTGCGAGGCAAATCCTACGGAGGGAAACAACGCACCCAACGGCAGACTGCAGCTGATCGAACAACGACTCGCCAGCATCTGGAGCTTGCATCTCGATGTTGAACAGGTAGCCATCAATGATGAATTCCAGCTTTTGGGAGGAGACTCCCTTGCTTGGCTCAGAATGATATTGGCAGTGCAAAAAGTGTTCGGCGTTGAACTTCACGACGATTCCACTCTTTCCGGTGCCACCGTCCGCAACCTATCGGAAAAAATTGACCAACGCGGTGCCCGCGTTACGAATGCTTGTGTTGGAGACAAAGATCTCGCCTTAAAAATTGATCGAGATCTGCTCTCTGCTGGCGATGCTGATCCTAACCTTTCCCAAGCCAAATCCACTGTGACGCGATCGCACCTGCTGAAGAGCCAGTCAATTCACGATTTAAGGATCGCGTTTGAATCGTTCAGAAATGACTTCACGGCGAGTGAATTGCTTGCTACTCTCCGCATGCCGATCGAGGACAAAAATAAGATTCCCGCTGCCAAGAAAGGTTGGCTGGGTTGGTTCCAAGGGCGAACGGATAGACGGGACACCGTCTCATTTCCGATGACTTCGCCAAGAATCCAAAGGCAATTGAGCAAGTGGAAACAGCAGATTGAATTGGACACTCAACACGACCGATCCGACCGCTGGTCGCGTAAGCCTCTTGCCGCCAATGTAAGTCTTTATCAACAAAACAACCTGGGGCCACGAGGAAGAACGTTGTTGATCGGTTTTGCTGGAAATCATATGCGACTGATGTTGCCAACCTATCTATTCCTCGCCCATCTCGGTCAATCCTATGATCTTTTAATGCTGAGTGATTCGCGCCGCAAGCATTTCACTGAGGGAATCGCTGATGTGGCTCCTAGCTTCGGAGAATTGGTCGTCTGGCTGAAGGCTGAAACCGAACGACTGGGTTACGATCGACTTCAAACCATCGGCACGAGCGCCGGGGGACTGGCATCGATTTGCTTTGGGATCCGTATGGGATGCAGTTACATGACCGCCGTCGGAGCAGATTCACTCCAGTCCCACCCGAAATTCACAACCTATTTGCAACGAGGAGCTGGAACCCCACAGCAAACTCCCACAATCCTACTCGCCTGCGACGAGAAAAATCGGCGAGACTTTAATGCAGCCCAAGAAATCCAGAATCGGATCAAAGGTTGCCGCCTTTGCCATTTGACCGCCAAGGGTTCACACAACGTCTTCCGGCCAGCCTTGAAATCAGGCCGTTTGACTGAGTTGCTGCGTATGCTCCTTGGTGAAACGCGCGGCGAAACATTCCCTGGGGCTACAATCCGCCAGATTGATCAGCAAACTGTCTTTCCCGAAGATCACTCGGATTCAAGAGTTGCTTAG
- a CDS encoding Gfo/Idh/MocA family oxidoreductase, with the protein MNTRQKDRRDFLKKSSAIAAASGVVPFFSWTPKAFANQDKNDRPQIGCIGVGSMGTGDARQHARFGDVVAVCDVDSRHADRAKNDDRIGKGKADSYKDYRELLDRDDVEVVSIVTPDHWHVKIAIEALQAGKHVFVQKPLTLTLEENQLIRNACDKYKDQVFFIGTQQRSDSKRFLRAVNMVQKGLLGDIKKVTVGINGGPKGGPFATSTPPAELDWNFWLGQAPVVDYIDKRCHYQFRWWYEYSGGKFTDWGAHHVDIATWALGEDQAGCGPIEFDGTDAHHPVAFEDGHPTVDDCYNTSHDFAVNCKFDSGVDMVITSRGDNGVTFEGTKGRIFVNRGKIVGGPVDEKWDEGQYTDADLTNLYKGKPPEGHKQNFYRCIAEGGLPVSDVYTHVQMMNSCHLAAIAARLGRTIQWDPKAEKIIGDEQAAGFFARTQREGFEIPRVG; encoded by the coding sequence ATGAACACTCGCCAAAAGGATCGTCGTGACTTTTTGAAGAAATCAAGCGCAATCGCAGCTGCCAGCGGTGTTGTGCCTTTCTTTTCTTGGACGCCAAAAGCGTTTGCGAATCAAGACAAAAATGATCGACCACAGATCGGCTGTATTGGTGTAGGAAGCATGGGGACGGGAGATGCCCGACAACATGCTCGCTTTGGTGATGTGGTCGCCGTCTGTGACGTCGATTCTCGGCACGCCGATCGTGCGAAGAACGATGATCGCATCGGAAAGGGAAAGGCTGATTCTTACAAGGACTATCGCGAACTCCTTGACCGTGACGACGTGGAAGTTGTCAGCATCGTCACGCCAGATCATTGGCATGTCAAGATTGCCATCGAAGCCTTACAGGCAGGTAAACATGTCTTTGTTCAAAAGCCTTTGACGCTCACCCTAGAAGAGAATCAACTGATTCGCAACGCTTGCGATAAATACAAAGATCAGGTGTTCTTTATTGGAACTCAACAACGGAGCGACAGCAAACGATTCCTGCGGGCTGTGAACATGGTGCAGAAAGGACTGTTGGGTGACATTAAGAAAGTGACGGTGGGAATCAATGGTGGTCCGAAAGGCGGCCCCTTCGCGACATCAACACCGCCAGCCGAATTAGATTGGAATTTTTGGTTAGGACAGGCGCCGGTCGTTGATTACATCGACAAACGTTGTCATTACCAGTTTCGTTGGTGGTATGAATACTCGGGCGGTAAATTCACCGATTGGGGAGCCCATCACGTCGACATTGCAACGTGGGCGTTAGGCGAGGACCAGGCGGGATGCGGGCCGATTGAATTCGATGGGACAGATGCACATCATCCTGTTGCTTTCGAAGATGGACATCCAACTGTCGACGATTGCTATAACACCTCTCATGACTTTGCCGTGAATTGCAAGTTCGATAGTGGTGTGGATATGGTCATCACAAGCCGAGGAGACAATGGGGTCACCTTTGAAGGCACAAAAGGTCGTATTTTTGTTAATCGCGGCAAGATTGTCGGCGGTCCAGTTGACGAGAAATGGGACGAAGGCCAGTACACGGATGCGGATCTAACCAATTTGTACAAAGGCAAGCCGCCAGAAGGCCATAAGCAAAATTTTTATCGTTGCATCGCCGAAGGCGGATTGCCTGTATCGGACGTCTATACACACGTCCAGATGATGAACTCTTGCCATCTTGCGGCGATTGCCGCCCGACTTGGTCGGACAATTCAATGGGATCCAAAAGCGGAGAAGATTATCGGCGACGAACAGGCGGCTGGATTCTTTGCCAGAACGCAACGCGAAGGTTTTGAGATCCCAAGAGTAGGTTGA
- a CDS encoding DUF1501 domain-containing protein, which produces MNRPISEQRLLQSTRREFFNSTACGLGAAALGSLLTNEGMLASANAADNSAVSSPIELRVAHLPARAKSCIFFFMAGAPSQVDLFDPKPVLNERHGESLPQEVLDQARFAFIQPDTATLLGTKRKFHKHGQSGMDFSDALPHLAGCADDLLMIRSMHSQEFNHHPGQLLMQCGVSRFGMPTMGSWMTYGLGSESADLPGYVVLSSGRGSSGGATLYQSGFLPTSYAGVLFRNSGEPVLNLANPPGLPTRLQDRTLSTLQKLNMRRYQEVHDPEIASRIASYELAGRMQMAAPDLIDLSRETKATLESYGIGRSDPDYSARGASGKKDTYDSFARNCLLARRMVERGVRFVNVIHASWDHHSNLPQELEFNAGMADQPIAALIHDLKQRGMLDDTLVVWGSEFGRTPLGENRQGRSSNTGRDHHPFAFSMFMAGGGFQRGMTYGATDEIGWNVVEKPVHVNDFHATLLHAFGLDHLKLTYRFQGRDFRLTDVGGRVIEEWLA; this is translated from the coding sequence ATGAACCGTCCAATATCCGAACAGCGATTATTACAAAGTACTCGTCGTGAGTTTTTTAACTCAACCGCTTGCGGACTCGGGGCAGCTGCCTTGGGCAGCCTGTTGACGAATGAGGGCATGCTGGCCTCTGCCAATGCGGCGGATAATTCAGCTGTTTCCAGTCCAATCGAACTTCGTGTTGCTCACTTACCGGCAAGAGCAAAATCATGCATCTTTTTTTTCATGGCCGGTGCGCCTTCCCAAGTCGATTTATTCGATCCGAAACCTGTGCTGAATGAACGTCACGGTGAAAGCTTGCCCCAAGAGGTTTTGGACCAAGCCCGTTTCGCATTTATTCAACCGGATACTGCCACGTTGTTGGGGACGAAACGAAAGTTTCACAAGCACGGGCAATCAGGAATGGACTTCAGTGATGCACTTCCTCATTTGGCAGGCTGTGCCGATGATCTCTTAATGATCCGAAGTATGCATAGTCAGGAGTTTAATCATCACCCGGGGCAGTTGTTGATGCAGTGTGGTGTTTCCCGGTTCGGAATGCCCACGATGGGATCTTGGATGACTTATGGTCTGGGAAGTGAATCGGCTGATTTGCCGGGTTATGTCGTCCTGTCGTCGGGGCGCGGGTCGAGCGGCGGGGCGACACTTTATCAAAGTGGATTTCTACCCACTTCCTATGCTGGCGTGCTGTTTCGTAATTCAGGTGAGCCTGTTTTGAATCTGGCAAATCCTCCAGGTTTGCCAACTCGCTTGCAGGACCGCACGCTTAGCACGTTGCAAAAGCTCAACATGCGCCGGTATCAAGAAGTTCATGATCCCGAAATTGCCAGTCGAATTGCCAGTTATGAATTGGCCGGTCGGATGCAGATGGCCGCTCCTGACTTGATTGACCTGAGTCGCGAAACAAAGGCTACCCTGGAATCCTACGGGATTGGTCGATCCGATCCCGATTATTCTGCTCGCGGGGCTAGCGGCAAAAAAGATACTTACGATTCCTTCGCTCGCAATTGCTTGCTCGCTCGTCGGATGGTAGAGCGGGGAGTTCGTTTTGTGAACGTGATTCACGCCTCTTGGGACCATCATTCCAATCTGCCTCAAGAACTTGAATTTAATGCGGGCATGGCCGATCAGCCGATCGCGGCACTCATTCATGATCTTAAGCAACGCGGTATGTTGGATGACACGCTTGTTGTTTGGGGGAGTGAATTTGGACGAACACCGCTGGGTGAAAATCGTCAAGGAAGATCGTCAAATACCGGGAGAGATCATCATCCATTCGCATTCTCAATGTTTATGGCCGGCGGGGGATTTCAACGTGGAATGACCTACGGCGCGACGGATGAAATCGGCTGGAATGTGGTGGAAAAACCTGTGCATGTGAACGATTTTCACGCGACCTTGCTGCATGCTTTTGGTCTGGATCACTTGAAGCTGACCTATCGCTTTCAAGGACGTGATTTTCGCCTCACCGACGTGGGGGGGCGTGTAATCGAGGAATGGTTGGCTTAG